TACTGTTTAAGCTATAAAAATTTTAAGCAGGCAGAGTAGCATCTTACAATGAATTCAAACAGCAGCACAAATTCTACACATCAAGAAAGGTTTGTGAAcacaaaagaatttaaaattagAAAGCAACATATGGTTTACAAAACATCATTTATTTTGTGTTAGAGGGCATTAACATTTCCACAAGGCTTTTGGGGAATTATGATAAATGACTAGTAATTAGTGGGCCAAATTTCACTCAACACCCTTACATGTGCACAAATCTGCAAAGAAATACTATGCTTTTAAAAAGATATCGTGGGCACACAATCTGAGGAGAGTTTGTTTCCCATTCCAGTGTATCAGAGTCATGCTGGTGACATTTCACAAGCACAACCTCAAACTTTAGCAGAAACATGCTGTAACAGTACACAAGTGAACATCAATCATGTGGACAggtgttttttttgaaaaaatgaagattcacagaattccaaaaaAATCCAAGGTACTTTCTTCAGCTTGATTTTACATTTTTACATGCCTTCAACCTCAATTTTACAAAAAGCTTGTCATTTTAGTGCAGAACATAAGGCAAGTTCTCCTGCAGAATAGAGGGGTGCGTGCGTAACAGTAACTTTGATTTATGCCAGTTGCTGCAAATAGCATTTGAACTTCAAGGGGACTGAGAGAAGAGTAGATGCACATTCGCCAATATCAGCAGGATAACAAAATATGGAAAGGTGAAGTGTGGGAGCAATAAAAATTACAATATAACCCAAATACTGTCTAGTGCAGCAAATTTCTACCAATTATGTTCATAATACAAACACGGCAAGTATTTCTTCTTTATAATATTAAACATTCTTTCCTCTACATGGAGGTTACTTATGTTATAAAGTTAACTATATACGCTTATACAGCAGTAGCTGCACACCAGGAAGGCAGACAACCATCAACACCAACCAAGggatggacttttttttaaagcaatggtGTATACAAGACTAAATTGGGATTTTTCCATACATAGCTATTCATACAGTACTGATGAGTTGTTATAGGAATTGAGTAGAAGTAAGGAATGGAGAGGTGTAAAAATATTTTGGGGATTAGACCCTACGAACACTTAGTTGTTTTCTCCAGGCTCAGCTGCAGAGGGTTCAGGATCAGCTGATCCTGAATTCTCATTTCTCCATAACTaggaaggaggaaagaaagaagTTACTCAGATTCTGTTTGAAATCAATACAAATTTTAAACACATGGAGTACCACATCAAAAGTTACAGTATTATTGAGAGATCTATTCTGTAGTGAAGGCTAAATGTTaaatcaaaacattaaatgtttttaaaacccTATATCCTCAGACACAAGCATGCTTCTTCCTTATGTGTATTAGGTAAGGTGACTTCAGTCAGAATTTGCAGGCACTGGTAATTGTTCCACAGTTATTAATTTTCTGGACAGGCAATAATAGCAACAATTGAGTATTATCACAAATTAATCTACAAAGTAATCTTCCTAGTTATTGATGGTTCTTGCCCCAcatacaatgcatcatcttctgtTACGGTGAGTATGATAATCCCATTTTAACTAGGTATCATGTAGTCTACAAATCTGAGCTTTAGTCAGTTTTATCACTCAAGATAGAATCACTAGCACAATTTAACCACACAGTCAACAAGCTAAGTTGTCTGGATAGCTGTTTTGGAATAGTGATCCAGAGGAGAGTCAATTGCCACTCCAGCTGGGTGTTACTGTGAAGGATTCCTCAGCCTAGCCCCTTGCCTGAggaatggtgaccctcaggttaaactaccagtCATCTCTAAACTGTCACCTGATGGTCTGATAAAATATGGCAAACTAGGAGGTGGCATCTCTGTTACTGCTACAACCTTCTACATGCCCCCTAATTAGGATCAAAACAGCACACATTCAACTAAGTTCACCATGTGCAAATAGTTTGCAATTCAAGAGAATTCATGCAGGGAACTAGATTCTTGTGGCGGTAGACTTTATTAAAATTATGAAGAATGTGAAAAGTTAAGAGAAACTTACTGTAAGGTTATCTCTGAGCAACTGCATAATGAGGGTGCTGTCTTTATAACTATCATCTTGTAGAATATCCAGATCTTGAATAGCCAGGTCAAATGCCTTGTAGGGCAGAAAGATAAATCAAagatgttagattagattagattccctacagtgtggaaacaggccctttggcccaacaaatccacattgccccttgaagcatcccacccagacccagacccattccccacacaGCCCTAAACACAAAAATCTCCCGTAAATGCTAGTGTCAAAAATTGTTATCTAAAAATCATTCATGATGGTTAAGAATGATATGGGAAAGAGACATCGCTCCTCAAACAGCTGGTTGAAACAGAATCAAGTTGACAATTTGCATCAAATTGTATTATTAACTTTATTTCCAATCAGGTCTAGGAATGTTGACCTGCTGAACTGAAATAGTTAAAACAAACACAGATTTATTTGCTTATAAACAACTTCAGGAGTCTATTGAGTTTAGCATCCATCAATAGAACTTCCAGAGTTTCCTGGGGATGaaatgaattccaaagacttgCCACCCTTCAAGTGAAATTGTTCCTCAGTTTTAAAGGCCTATCCCCAATTCTGCAATGAGATTTCCTGGTTCAAGTCACCAGTCAGTAGAAACATCCCATCCACGTCTTGCCTTTCACCCTCTGGGAACTGAAATTTTCCATGAGATCacctcatttttcaaaattcagaAATACAGGTCCTGTTGCCCCAAATTCTCCTGTGACAATCCTGTCATCTCAGGGATGACTCTACTGAGCATCCAGTTCATCTTTTCTATGGCAAACATAacctagaatacaaaagcagaagtgtactgctgaggctgtagacagtatctggtcagactgcattcaGAACATGGTGAGCAGTTTTGGAACTCCCTTAAGGATGAATGGCTTGTCAGATGATTGATGATTTTGGGTCTGTATTCAGTGGGTAGATGGATGAGAAAGGATCTATTTGAATACAGAAGTgcatggacagagtgaacatAGAGATGATCCTAGTCTCTGCTATACTGGAAacaggggcacagcctcagagtgaagggacaacccttagaacggagatgaggaggaatttcttcagacagagggtAGGGAGTCTGTGGAATGGTTTGCTGCAGACGGACAAGGAGGTTAAGTTATTGAGCATACTCAAGACAGATTGCTCCTGATTGGTAAGGGGAATCTTTAGGTTACAGGAAAGCAAAAGAAAGGTTTCTCAACCCCAATCAGCTGAGATTaaatagcaggtcagaggtgacAGGCCAAACAGCCCAAGTCACAGAAACCcgagtgtgaaaacaggcccttcggcccaacaagcccagtgaccctcggagcatcccacccagacccattccccaataaACCCACCTAAAATCGCCACAGCCCTGAAcactccaggcaatttagcatggccaatccacctaacctgcacatctttggtttcctcccacagtccagaacacccagaggaaccccatgcagacacggggagaatgtgcaaactccacagtcatccaaagggtggaattgaacctggatccctggtgctgtcaggcagcagtgctaaccactgagccagcttAAGGATACAGGATGAGCCATTTTGGATTaagaggagaaatatcttcatcgAGTGGTCAACCTGCTACTTCTCTACTACtgaaagctgttgaggccaaaatattgtttGGAGATAAATTAGGTGTAgccttgctcaccgagctggtgttTGGTTACAGACATTGTCAGTATGCCACCCCACCTTGTTACTTATAcacctcagtttgctggggtcgTTAGCATTACTTCTGGTtcgtttttcagtggtttgttcagttcagtgtgtttgtggtggtGTTCCAGTTGGattgccaggcctccaggaattcccatcTTGTGCTATTTggaggtgttgtcccagtcaaatgtgtccttctttgtccacgTTATTGAAACGAGTGAGAACTGGTTACGTCTCTTGAATGCCAACTGGCCACCACGTATCCTTGTCAGTTTaattccagtttggcctatgtctTTCATAATCCAAGTTTTTgcatattacattagttttattggttgtaggCATGAGATCCTTTAAGTTCTTTATTAGCTGTCAgagtggctgttggtttgtggctACCCTGACAGGGGTcagagtagtcttgtggtcatctgaTACGTCCTCAACAATATGGTGAGGTGACTAGTGGGGCTAGCTGTGTTGTCTTGTTGCAGAGGTGACAGTGcgttgtgctttttgggtatccatttcttCTAAAAAAACTCCATACAAATGcccctgttctgctttgcgcaattccagattgctgcagtgtgtcaTGGGCCATTTGAATAACGTCCTGATGCAGCTTCGTCTGGGTgttgacagctactgacgaactaaggatcccatacccacaaccaataaaactaatgtaatgcACAAAATATCAGGCAAAATTGAAAAAGCATttcacaggccaaactggaagaaaactgccaaTAAGGATaaatgaacaccaactagctaccgagacatgaccaattctcactggtcgcAATACACACAAAGGAAGACAAATCCGATTGGAACAAAACATCCATAATATGAGCCAAACAAACAATCacggaattcctggaggcctggcattccaactcaAATGCCATCCTAGGTGGTCTAGGATGGACCAGATATGCAATCAAAAACAGAACTGTAAGCAATgacaaccaccccagcaaactgaggcatgtaaataacaagcggaacagaacaccaacgcttcactagAGGCACACTGATGTTACCTGGCAAGGTTATGAAAACACCTGCAACCAAACACCAACTTAAtcagcaagtctacaacctcatccacgaCCTGAGCcagaaatcttctcaaaaactttaggaGATAAATATAGCTCTTAGCACTGAAGGAATCAATAGATATGGGAGAAAACAGGGACAGGGTAAAAGGTGAATGATTAATTATAGTCATATTGAATGGGTAGAGATCAAGGTGCTGTCACAAAAGCCCAATTTCTACCAAGCTAATTTAATCATTTGGTAGAGAATTCAGTTTTCACTGAGCAATTACTGCTTAGAGACAAACGTTTAACCATTTTGAACTTTGCCCACAAACTTAGCCATCTTCAGAATGCCAATTCTAAGTTCCATATTTGATGGGTCTGACATTTGAGGGATCATATTTTTAACCTATAAAAGTTCAAGAAAACGATGCATTCATAAGAAAATTCATAAGTTACTTATTTTGATTTCAAAAAGTTAAATGTTGGCTGCAGGCAAAGTAGCAAGCACTTCTGAAATATCTTGATCACATTTTTTGGATGACCATTGCTGTATTTTTCAAAGTGGCACGAACCTGGGAGTTTCCAGAACAGtctttagatacaaaattggcatttGGAAATCATGCACATTAGTGATGAAGTCTAGTTTAATTAAATTGGCTCTGCTGATATCCTTGGGATAATATCTTGACCACATTTATTCAAAAGCTGGACAAAAATCAGGATCTGCCCAAATCTAGAGACagtaagaattgccaatgctgcaggctgagattacacagtgtgggcctgaggaacacagcagggcagacaagctgacgtttcgggtcagaacccttcagaaatgggggagggggacagtaggtgggatggtgatgggtgagtgcaggtaggtagtggtgaggatcggtcagtgaggtgggaaaagAGAATAGAtaggacagaagatggacaggtcaaggaggcagggagagagggaaggttggtcatgggacgaggccaggatggggagattttgaagctagtgaagtccacattgagaccattgggttgtagactcccaaggcagaatatgaagtgctgctcctccaatttctGGATGGCAGTGTAACATTGGAGGCagcctaggatggatgtgttgcgcagggagtttgggggggggggggggggggggggggggggaagagaggagaagagtagttgaagtggttcacaactggtaggtgttgtcgtttgtcacaaactgagtataggtgctctgcaaagtggtctccgaaCCTCATCTGCAAAATCGGTGAGatcaagtggaggctcggagaccactttgtagagcctCCTTGacctcagtcttctctccccgctatccactcctcccacctcaccgacCAATCTGCACCACGACCTACTTGCACTTCAggccatcccatctaccttccccagcctgacccccacccttatttatttcaaagccctctttcccctcccccatttctcaagaagagtcccaacccgaaacaccagctttgctgttcctctaattctgcctggcctgctgtgttccgccagctccacTGTTCTCTGCCCAAATCTACAAGCTTTTTTCTGAAGGGATTTAAATCCCATGACAATTAAATGCAGCATTGAAGACATTTTCCAGTTTGTTTAGATGCACACGTTTTAGACAGTACTTAACTTCTGAACATTACAAGTGCTAAGTAGCACTAGTTTTAAAAACTTAGGTCTCAAATTCAGAAAGACAATGCTGGAACAACAATaattctggcagcaactgtggagacagaaactttaaaacaaacaaacagtcataccatcttgaaacatgaactatttctctccccacagaggctgccagacttgGAGTTTCTTCAGCAGCATGTTTGATTTCAGcacctgcaatattttgctttaaattcAGGTGCATTAgtaaaaataatttcttttgCACCATAACCATGTACTACTCAAAGCTTCACCACTGTATATCAGCCAGGTGGAGGTCAATCTGCAGCCATTAAAATTTGCCAACAAACATTAAGGAATGCGGAGCCAAGGGTCAGTTTAGTTATTTTTGTTCAATCATTTTGTAACTTCACCAATCGTTTCAAACCCAAGTGTCCCCCTTAAAAAGTACCACCTGAAAACTGATGCCATTCATTTTGGGTATTAGTGTTCAAATCTGTGTTGAATTTAAGAGATCCAAATTGCCACTCTTCATACACCCAACTCAGGGCTTCTTCTTCAGTTTGAGATCTAAACCTAAGATTTTATTAAAACACCAGAGAAAATGATTTCATAATTTACAATTTTAGGTCAGGTTGCCAAATCTGCATGCAAGCGACTAAGTCTTGGTAAGTTGAACAGGGAAAAAGGTGTGCAACTTACTGTTTTTGCGAGATCACAGGCACACTCTGGAGAGTTGAGAATTTCATAGAAGAACACAGAGAAATTAAGTGCAAGACCCAAACGAATTGGATGCGTTGACGGCAGACCAACTTTACTGATTTCAAAGGCGCTCTCGTAAGCTTTTTTGGAGGACTTTATTGTATCTACAGAAAGAATTCATTTAAATTGAAGAATTAAACTTTGTGAATGCCATGTAGTATTAATTAATAACAATTTTAGTTTTGCTAATTTGTCTCAAATTCCAAATCGGTAATTGACTGTTGAAATCACTGCTCGTACAAGTTATAGCAGTACTGCCATCTTTGGTATGACAATTAAACAAATTTATTAAAGTTGTGAACACTTTCCTCTAGGGTtccttcagcccactgaattCAAACCTATAAACTGACATACTAGCTGACAGAATAAGTTTTATTTGGAACAATATTCTCTACAACTTACAGCGATCAAGCAATCATACAAATATTAACCTTATCGAATAGCTATGAGAGACTTTTAAAAGTTCTAGTCTTTTTATTTTTACACAATACCTTTTTCTCTAGTAATTCAGTATACAAGTTATTCAACTTATAGTTTCCTACAGAAACAAAGATTTTTACATACCATCCCGTTGATTTCCAGAAGCAACTTCAGCAAGGTACCGAAAATAATCTCCCTTCATTTTTAGGTAGAAGACCTTGCTTTCTGAGTTACTAGCATTTGTAATTAAGTGATTATCCAACAGTTTCTAGCAAAGAGAAGAAAATCAAATTTCAAACAAGTGGATTTGAAATAGTTTAATTCAAAACAAGTACTCAAAAGTTGCAATGGTAAAAGAGGACATTAGAATTGAAACCAGCAAGGAAGGCATTAAATAGGTAGTTAATGTTTAGTCTTCTACTATTTCACATTCTTAGctaaagtttcaaaatctctttcACCACAAATAAAGAAATGCTAACCAAACTGCACCTCAATTAGGATATCAAACTAAAACATTACATTAAACGATAGCAGGTAAAATGTTTTCACAAAATATTTATCCCATCAGTGCTGGCAACATTAgattaagcagctgaagacgTTAGAGTACACTTTATTTGAAGGGGGGGGAACAGCAAGTCAAACTTAATACATTTTAGTATAATTACAGCACATTACTCTTCCATGGCCCACACTAAACCGTGTATCAAAATGAAAGACAGTATAGCACACTAGCACAAAATTTTTTAGGGAATGCTAGCAATACTCAAGTCATATAGCCTATAATCACAAGACAATTGGTCTGAAATGcacttcctccacagatgccagtTACTCCGATGGTTTCAATGCTTTTAATTCAGCTTTCCCAGATAGATGTTTTTGAAAAAGCACTGAACAGCTAAAATGTCAGACAGGTTCtcacctttttttttacacaCGAACAGGCTTCCATCCCAATCATTCCATGAAACAGCATTACTTCCCCTCCATCTTTGCTCCCTCAGATTTCAAAAGGGATTCAGACTTCAGCTACTTGTATACCTTAGTTAAATTGCACAAAACACAACCAAGCATTGCTCATTCAAGAATCATTCTGCTGTGAAAAGGGTTCTGACTTTCTCCATTTTAAGCCATTTACTGTCTCCttctacacccccctcccc
Above is a window of Stegostoma tigrinum isolate sSteTig4 chromosome 4, sSteTig4.hap1, whole genome shotgun sequence DNA encoding:
- the LOC125452556 gene encoding 14-3-3 protein theta-like gives rise to the protein MENAEQEKQTEQEKQAEQAKPAEQAKQEKPADQVASNPVNEEDVQRAKLAEQAERYEDMAAAMKAVTERGFELTTEERNLLSVAYKNVVGARRSAWRVISSVEQKSDTDDKRLQLAKSYRETIEMELNSICDEVLKLLDNHLITNASNSESKVFYLKMKGDYFRYLAEVASGNQRDDTIKSSKKAYESAFEISKVGLPSTHPIRLGLALNFSVFFYEILNSPECACDLAKTAFDLAIQDLDILQDDSYKDSTLIMQLLRDNLTLWRNENSGSADPEPSAAEPGENN